A region of Lycium barbarum isolate Lr01 chromosome 1, ASM1917538v2, whole genome shotgun sequence DNA encodes the following proteins:
- the LOC132603639 gene encoding uncharacterized protein LOC132603639 encodes MEKFATTMMGFLLLCLCAVDSEAVYMKYKDPKQALNVRIRDLMNRMSLEEKIGQMTQIERHVAAPEIMKKYFIGSVLSGGGSVPVPKATAADWVKMVNEIQKGSLSTRLGIPMIYGIDAVHGHNNVYGATIFPHNVGLGVTRDPQLVKRIGAATALEVRATGIPYTFAPCIAVCRDPRWGRCYESYSEDHNIVRAMTEIIPGLQGDVPANSRKGVPFVAGKTKVAACAKHFVGDGGTTKGIDENNTVIDVNGLLNIHMPAYIDSIVKGVSTIMVSYSSWNGMRMHANRGLITGFLKGKLKFRGFVISDWEAIDKITEPPRANYSYSIQAGVLAGLDMIMGQENLTEFLDDLAFQVRKNIIPMSRIDDAVKRILRVKFVMGLFENPLADLSLANQLGSQEHRELAREAVRKSLVLLKNGKVTSQPLLPLPKKATKILVAGSHADNLGYQCGGWTISWQGIGGNDLTKGTTILNAVKSTVDPSTQVVYRDNPDVNFVKANHFSYAIIVVGETPYAEMFGDSAKLTIAEPGPSTIGNVCGVVKCVVVVISGRPVVMEPYLANIDALVAAWLPGSEGQGVADVLFGDYGFTGKLARTWFKSVDQLPMNVGDPHYDPLFPFGFGLTTNL; translated from the exons ATGGAGAAATTTGCAACAACAATGATGGGTTTTCTGCTTTTATGTTTATGTGCTGTTGATTCTGAAGCAGTGTACATGAAGTATAAGGACCCAAAACAGGCATTGAATGTTAGAATAAGGGACTTGATGAACAGAATGAGTCTTGAAGAAAAAATAGGTCAGATGACTCAGATTGAGAGACATGTAGCTGCACCTGAGATCATGAAGAAATACTTCATTG GGAGTGTTCTGAGTGGTGGAGGAAGTGTACCAGTTCCTAAGGCTACTGCGGCGGACTGGGTGAAGATGGTAAATGAGATTCAGAAGGGTTCCCTTTCAACACGGCTTGGTATTCCCATGATTTATGGAATTGATGCAGTTCATGGGCACAATAATGTATATGGAGCTACAATATTTCCACACAATGTTGGCCTTGGAGTCACAAG AGACCCACAGCTTGTGAAGAGGATTGGGGCTGCAACTGCCCTTGAAGTCAGAGCCACAGGAATCCCTTACACTTTTGCACCGTGCATCGCG GTCTGCAGAGATCCAAGATGGGGTCGGTGCTATGAAAGCTACAGTGAAGATCATAACATTGTTCGAGCAATGACGGAGATCATTCCTGGTTTACAAGGAGATGTTCCAGCTAACTCCCGTAAGGGTGTTCCTTTTGTTGCAGGAAA GACAAAAGTAGCAGCCTGTGCTAAGCACTTTGTGGGCGATGGTGGCACTACCAAGGGCATTGATGAAAATAACACTGTTATCGATGTGAACGGGCTACTTAACATCCACATGCCTGCCTACATTGATTCCATTGTAAAGGGAGTTTCCACAATAATGGTCTCTTACTCAAGCTGGAATGGCATGAGGATGCATGCGAACCGTGGTCTAATCACTGGCTTTCTCAAGGGAAAGCTCAAGTTCAGA GGTTTTGTCATATCAGATTGGGAGGCAATTGACAAGATTACTGAGCCACCCCGTGCAAATTACTCTTACTCTATTCAGGCTGGAGTTCTTGCTGGACTCGACATG ATTATGGGTCAGGAGAACTTGACTGAATTTCTTGATGATCTGGCTTTCCAAGTAAGGAAAAATATCATTCCCATGAGCAGGATAGATGATGCAGTTAAGAGAATATTAAGGGTTAAATTTGTAATGGGTCTCTTTGAGAACCCACTGGCTGACCTCAGCTTAGCAAATCAACTAGGAAGCCAG GAGCACAGAGAGTTAGCAAGAGAAGCAGTGAGGAAATCACTTGTACTATTGAAGAATGGAAAAGTTACTAGCCAGCCACTACTTCCCCTTCCGAAAAAAGCAACAAAAATACTTGTCGCTGGCAGTCACGCTGACAATTTGGGTTACCAGTGCGGAGGCTGGACTATAAGTTGGCAGGGAATTGGAGGCAATGATCTTACCAAAG GAACAACCATTTTAAATGCTGTGAAAAGCACAGTCGATCCATCTACACAAGTGGTCTACCGGGACAATCCAGACGTAAACTTTGTAAAGGCCAACCACTTCTCCTACGCCATTATTGTCGTGGGTGAGACGCCTTATGCAGAGATGTTTGGTGATAGTGCAAAGCTTACAATAGCTGAACCTGGTCCGAGCACCATCGGTAATGTTTGTGGGGTTGTGAAATGTGTGGTAGTTGTCATCTCTGGGCGCCCAGTTGTGATGGAGCCATATCTTGCAAATATAGACGCCCTCGTAGCTGCTTGGCTTCCGGGAAGTGAAGGCCAAGGTGTTGCTGATGTTCTGTTTGGTGACTATGGATTCACAGGAAAACTTGCGCGCACTTGGTTCAAGTCTGTTGATCAGCTTCCCATGAATGTTGGTGATCCACATTATGATCCTTTGTTTCCTTTTGGATTTGGTCTCACCACTAACCTGTGA